A window from Gallus gallus isolate bGalGal1 chromosome 5, bGalGal1.mat.broiler.GRCg7b, whole genome shotgun sequence encodes these proteins:
- the SIX6 gene encoding homeobox protein SIX6, with amino-acid sequence MFQLPILNFSPQQVAGVCETLEESGDIERLGRFLWSLPVAPAACEALNKNESVLRARAIVAFHTGNYRELYHILENHKFTKESHGKLQALWLEAHYQEAEKLRGRPLGPVDKYRVRKKFPLPRTIWDGEQKTHCFKERTRHLLREWYLQDPYPNPSKKRELAQATGLTPTQVGNWFKNRRQRDRAAAAKNRLQQQVLAQGSGRSLQAEEESGGEAGGAASSPAVSLSSKAATSAISITSSDSECDI; translated from the exons ATGTTCCAGCTGCCCATCCTCAATTTCAGCCCGCAGCAGGTGGCCGGGGTATGCGAGACCCTGGAGGAAAGCGGGGACATTGAGCGCCTGGGGCGCTTCCTCTGGTCGCTGCCCGTGGCCCCGGCGGCTTGCGAAGCGCTCAACAAGAACGAGTCGGTGCTGAGAGCCCGGGCCATCGTGGCCTTCCACACGGGGAACTACAGAGAGCTCTACCATATCCTGGAGAACCACAAGTTCACCAAGGAGTCCCACGGCAAGCTGCAAGCCCTCTGGCTGGAAGCGCACTACCAGGAGGCGGAGAAGCTGCGGGGCAGACCCTTGGGGCCGGTGGACAAATACCGGGTGAGGAAGAAGTTCCCTCTGCCGCGCACCATCTGGGACGGCGAGCAGAAGACGCATTGCTTCAAGGAGCGGACGAGGCATTTGCTGCGGGAGTGGTACCTGCAGGACCCTTACCCCAACCCCAGCAAAAAGAGGGAACTGGCTCAGGCCACGGGACTTACCCCCACGCAGGTGGGCAACTGGTTCAAAAACCGCAGGCAAAGGGACAGGGCGGCGGCCGCCAAGAACAG GCTACAGCAGCAGGTCCTAGCGCAGGGCTCGGGGCGCTCGCTGCAAgcggaggaggagagcggcggggaggcggggggggcggCCTCCAGCCCAGCCGTCAGCCTCTCCAGCAAAGCGGCCACCTCCGCCATCTCCATCACATCCAGCGACAGTGAATGTGACATCTGA